The window GTTAAGAGATTAGAAAGAGAGAAAATATGCAAACTTTACCAGAGGGTTTCACTCAATCAATTGAGACAATACCAGAATCAGTGAGTGGTTTTGATGCTCAACATCCTCCTGAACAGAAATTAATAGATACTTGTGTTCACTGTGGGTTTTGTCTATCCACTTGTCCGAGTTATCGGGTGATTGGTAAGGAGATGGATTCTCCTAGGGGTCGGATTTATTTGATGGATGCGATCAAGAATGGTGAGGCGTCTCTGGGTGAGGCTACAGCGCAACATTTTGATTCTTGCCTTGGGTGTCTGGCTTGTGTAACGACTTGTCCTTCTGGTGTCCAATACGATAAGTTAATTGCGGCGACTCGGCCTCAGGTTGAACGAAACTATCCGCGTAGTTTACCTGACCGATTGATCAGAACTCTGATTTTTAATCTATTTCCTTATCCCAAACGCCTGCGCCCTTTTCTGGTGTTTCTTTATGTCTATCAGAAATTAGGATTGCAGAAACTGGTTCGTTCTACGGGTTTGTTGAAGAAAGTATTCCCTAGGTTGGCGGCAATGGATGCAATTTTGCCGCAAATTACTCTAGATTCTTTTCGAGACAATTTCCCAACTATTATTCCGGCTCAAGGGAAGAAACGTTACCGAGTGGGGGTGATTTTGGGGTGTGTCCAACGCTTATTTTTCTCACCCGTGAATGAGGCAACCGTGAGGGTTTTAACGGCAAATGGTTGTGAAGTGGTGATTCCGAAAACTCAAGGGTGTTGTGCGGCTTTACCGGAACACCAAGGGCAAAAGGAACAAGCAAAAGCGTTGGCACGACAAATGATTGATAGTTTTGCCGGGACGGATGTTGATTACATCATTATTAATGCGGCGGGTTGTGGTCATACGCTGAAGGAATATGGGCACATTTTAGATGATGATTTAGAGTATCGGGAAAAGGCAAAAGCCTTTGCAGCTAAGGTCAAAGATGCACAAGAATTTTTGGCGCAAGTGGGACTAACTACGCAACTTTCACCGCTGACGGATGAACCGCTGATGATGGTTTATCAAGATGCTTGTCACTTGTTACATGGGCAAAAGATTAGTGTGCAACCTCGGCAACTTTTGCGGCAAATTCCGAATGTGAAGTTACGGGAACCGATTGATGCGGCGTTGTGTTGTGGTAGTGCTGGAGTTTACAATATGCTGCAACCAGAAGTGGCGGATGATTTGGGACAGCAAAAGGTAGAGAATTTGCTCAATACTGGGGCGGAGTTAATTGCTTCGGCTAATCCGGGTTGTTCGTTGCAAATTCAGAAGCATTTGCGGTTGAAGGGGAAGGAAGTTAGTTTGATGCATCCGATGGAGTTGTTGGATTATTCGATTCGCAGGGTGAAGTTGCAAAAGTAGAGATTGCCCTCACCCCTAACCCCTCTCCCAACTTTGGGAGAGGGGGAGTTAGGTAGGAAAAGGAATCTAATTCCATCAGCTAGCTGCCTGGATGCGATCGCTTTTTGCCGAACAGTAGGCATCGGGAATATTACAGTAGCGACACTCCCAATTGCTAGGAGTTGGGTTTGGGGGTGTGGCGCTACAGATTGTGGCGATGGTTTGGCGGAGAAGCTGTTTGAATTGGTGATCGACAGCCCAGGCTGGAATTTCTACCGTACCATCTGGGTAAACCAGCCGTCCGTGTGGTATTTGACCTTGGCAGTAATGTTTGGTTTCAGGTGCTAGGGGTAACAGCAGCATATATAGCAATACCTGAAAGCGATGTGAGTCTCGACGCTTACCTGTTTTGCAGTCTTCGACAACTACCCAACCATCTTTGATAGCAACAATGTCTGGTCTTCCAGCGACACAGATATCATAAATTTTGCCGTTGACTTTGAGTGAGTTGGCATACTCTACATATACTGTGAAGCCTTCAGCTTGAAGCTGGGAAGCCCGTTGAATGACCATTTCGTCGTGTTCGGAGAAGTCATAGTTGCTGAGTGGCTTTTCAAATTGGTACTGGGTAGGCAGCCATACTGCGTATTTGCATAGTTTCTCTCCAGCTAGCAGCGAGGCAAGCCAGGTCACCCAGGCATAAGATTTGAAGCGTTTTTTAGCTGGTTTTTCCATTTGGGTTCTTTCGGATTGATATTTTTGATAATTCATCGCTGTTTTGCTTAAGCAATATCTCTAATGCCAAAGATAAGGGTTTGAAAAATTGAGGTAAATGCTTTTTATATTGATTTTAGTAGCTAGAAATAATGGCAAATAGTCATAAATAGCGCTAAATAGCATTTCCGATAATTCTTTAGTATTAGTAGTTTTTTAGGGCATCATCGAAGATAAATCACAATTCTCTAATGGGCGGTTGAAACCGCGTCTACACAAACAAAACCTGCCTACGCAGGTTTCACCTCCCTCTATCCTCTCTTACTAAGGGGAGATGAAAGAGAGGCTAGTCCGCGCAGGCAGACTTGGTTTGTATAGCCCCAGACTTCCAGTCTGAGGGACGCTAAAAATAAGGAGGAATGACATGGTATCACCAGCAAACTGTCTTCAAGAAAAATTCCTAGAAGACCTAACAGAACAAATGTTTCCACCACGTCAACACTCCGAAGTGCAAAAGTTATGTTTTCAGCTTCGATTTCATCCCAGCAATTGGAATAATGTCGAGCATACTCAAATTGCGGCTCAGATTAGCAAGCAATTGAACGGTGGCTTTTCAGAAAGCTCAATTAATCCCACAGTGGGGGATGTAGTCAAGAAGATAAAGGATAAGTTTGAAGCCCAAATGCAAGCTGATGGTGTTGAATTTGAAAAGCTGAATCCGGGACGTGGTAAGCCTAAAGAATCACCTTGGCAAATTGTTTATAAGTGGTTATGGGAGACAGAATTTCCCCGTCGTGGGTGGCAGTTGTCAAAGGAAATGGCGGTTTGTGCTATTGAACAATTGCAGATGAAGCCGATGGTTGCGGCTGATGGAAATCGGAATTTGGATTTGGAAGGTATTCCAGACGTTATTGAAGAAACTATACGGAAGGGGGAACGATACAAGCTGCAAGTTGATTTGCGATCAGAAGGCTATCTGCTGCTGATTAATGAGGGGGTGGATGGGGAGAAATATTGTATCTGTCCTTCTAGGGCGTTTGCTCTATCTGAACCGCTGTTCTTAAGAAGTCCTTTGTATTTACCTCTAGAGGAGGCGATCGCTAAAAATGTAGGGTTAAAATTCAATGGTCTTGGAGAGGAGTATTTCTTAGCTATTGTTACCGAGAAACCTTTGAGTTTGTCTTGGGTACGTCCTGATTCTCATCCTAAAGATATTGTTGTGGATGATAACCGCCTCTATGAGATTTTCAAGCTTCTGGGGCAGCAGTCTAACTGTCATGTATTTTACAAAACTTTCGTCGTGACAAGCTAGGTAAGAGAAGTTGAGATTAGTAGTGTCGCCTACACACCATCTCTCGTTCAAAAATACTGAGATTTTATTATGTCAGAGCAAGTTATAAGTCAAATTATTTGGCTGAATCAGACGGCATTTACAGCGTACCAGCATGGACAGTACGAACAAGGAATTCCTTTTGCTCAACAAGCTTGTGATCTGACAAAAGCCTATTTCGGTACAAAGCATCTTTACTATCGCGATACCCTCAATACCTTAGCATTGTTGTACTATGCTGCATTTCGATTATCTGAGGCTAAGTCTCTGTATCTGCAAGTTGAGAAGATTCATAGAAATGAGCTAGGTACAGACGATATTGAATATGCCACTATCCTGAATAACTTGGCAAAGCTTTACCAAGTTATGGGTAACTTCTTTGAGGCAGAATTCCGGTATCGAAAAGCTTTGGAGATTAGAGAAGAAAAGCTAGGCAAGTACCATCCCGATTATGCTTCTACATTGAATGATTTGGCAGGGCTTTACTATGCTATGGATCTCTTCTCTGATGCTCAACCCTTGTATCAGGAAGCTAAGGATATTACAGAAGAGATGCTAGGTACAGATAATCTCGATTATGCCACTACACTAAATAACTTGGCACTCCTGTACAAAGCTATGGGTGACTTCAAAAATGCAGAAGACCTGTTACTGCAAGCTAAGAAGATTTTTGCAACCGAACTAGGTACGGACAATCCTGAATATGCCTCTGGACTAAATAACTTGGCAGCTCTTTACCAAGCTATGGGTCGCTTCTGGGAAGCTATACCCTTGTGTCGGAAAGCTTTGGAGATTAAAGCTAAGCTAGGCACAGACCATCCTGACTATGCCCAAAGCCTGAATAACTTGGCAGAGCTTTACCGAGCTATGGGTAGCTTCCCTGATGCAGAACCCCTGTATCACGAAGCTAAGGATATTACAGGAGCCAAGCTAGGCACAGCTCATCCCAACTATGCCAATATCCTAAGTAACTTAGCAACACTAAAGGCAGCAACTGACTATCCTCAAGACGCGCTACGCCTAATACAGGATGCGGCAAACATTCAAAACCCAGTGTTGGGTCAAATCTTCTCTATCACTAGTGATAACCAACGGCTGACCTACTTGCAACAAAACAGGTATCTGTTGGAGATGTTTTTATCTCTGGTGGCTCAATACTTGCCGAATGATTCTGATGCTGTCCGAGCAGCTTTTGATTTAG of the Allocoleopsis franciscana PCC 7113 genome contains:
- a CDS encoding (Fe-S)-binding protein, coding for MQTLPEGFTQSIETIPESVSGFDAQHPPEQKLIDTCVHCGFCLSTCPSYRVIGKEMDSPRGRIYLMDAIKNGEASLGEATAQHFDSCLGCLACVTTCPSGVQYDKLIAATRPQVERNYPRSLPDRLIRTLIFNLFPYPKRLRPFLVFLYVYQKLGLQKLVRSTGLLKKVFPRLAAMDAILPQITLDSFRDNFPTIIPAQGKKRYRVGVILGCVQRLFFSPVNEATVRVLTANGCEVVIPKTQGCCAALPEHQGQKEQAKALARQMIDSFAGTDVDYIIINAAGCGHTLKEYGHILDDDLEYREKAKAFAAKVKDAQEFLAQVGLTTQLSPLTDEPLMMVYQDACHLLHGQKISVQPRQLLRQIPNVKLREPIDAALCCGSAGVYNMLQPEVADDLGQQKVENLLNTGAELIASANPGCSLQIQKHLRLKGKEVSLMHPMELLDYSIRRVKLQK
- a CDS encoding PD-(D/E)XK nuclease family protein, encoding MNYQKYQSERTQMEKPAKKRFKSYAWVTWLASLLAGEKLCKYAVWLPTQYQFEKPLSNYDFSEHDEMVIQRASQLQAEGFTVYVEYANSLKVNGKIYDICVAGRPDIVAIKDGWVVVEDCKTGKRRDSHRFQVLLYMLLLPLAPETKHYCQGQIPHGRLVYPDGTVEIPAWAVDHQFKQLLRQTIATICSATPPNPTPSNWECRYCNIPDAYCSAKSDRIQAAS
- a CDS encoding DUF4384 domain-containing protein: MVSPANCLQEKFLEDLTEQMFPPRQHSEVQKLCFQLRFHPSNWNNVEHTQIAAQISKQLNGGFSESSINPTVGDVVKKIKDKFEAQMQADGVEFEKLNPGRGKPKESPWQIVYKWLWETEFPRRGWQLSKEMAVCAIEQLQMKPMVAADGNRNLDLEGIPDVIEETIRKGERYKLQVDLRSEGYLLLINEGVDGEKYCICPSRAFALSEPLFLRSPLYLPLEEAIAKNVGLKFNGLGEEYFLAIVTEKPLSLSWVRPDSHPKDIVVDDNRLYEIFKLLGQQSNCHVFYKTFVVTS